A single region of the Nostoc sp. MS1 genome encodes:
- a CDS encoding non-ribosomal peptide synthetase/type I polyketide synthase — MDKEPIAIIGIACRFPKAKNKQAFWQLLQEGIDAITEIPPERWDANAVYAEDGETPVNSRWGGFLEDLDQFDPQFFKIFPREAVSIDPQQRLLLELAWEALEDAGQKPEHLAGTKTGVFMGINGFDYYTLLMNNPAQNMDAYVGTGNTNCIAANRISYLFDFTGPSLGIDTACSSSLVAVHLACQSIWNGESSLALAGGVRIILSPWVAISFGKAGFMAPDGRCKAFDSRANGYVRSEGAGVVLLKPLSQAIADGDSIYAVIKGSAVNQDGRSNGLTAPNPWAQEALLKEAYRQAGISPYQVQYIEAHGTGTQLGDPIEMKALGKVLAQGRTAGNDCLVGSVKTNIGHLEAAAGIAGLIKVALSLYHRQIPPSLHFQQPNPYIPFKNLPLRVPTTLEPWTETTNMAVAGVSSFSFGGTNAHVVLAGAPKVEPKEAVVDSTLHLLTLSAKSEKALQDLAKCYLDFWASHPSVSLADVCFTASTGRSHFEHRLALTAASTEQLTQRLDTFCQGQTPIGLASGSVRSKQHRKIAFLFTGQGSQYANMGRQLYDTQPVFRKTLEECDRLLQPYLEKSLLSVLFAFTDTDLINQTAYTQPALFALEYALAQMWRSWGISPNIVMGHSIGEYVAACVAGVFSLEDGLKLIAERGRLMQALPPIGMMAAIFATQEQVQQAILPYQSQVSIAAVNGPQHTVISGEQNSVESVIQQLQAEGIESRSLQVSHAFHSPLINPMLDQFEQLASQVQYHHPRIPLVSNLTGKILTPEETIEAIYWRHHTRKAVQFAGGIQTLIEQDYDLFLEIGPHPVLSSMGKRCLTTENATWLSSMQKEQDDWWLILNSLGRLYTNGLEIDWTSFHQSYQRSKIHLPTYPFQRKRYWIESVKTMNPPLTMNKSHINVIDVSSDISNGTNSFVKREKIISVLLPLIGRWLHIDNLNELNVHVNFLDLGADSISLLEAVRSLEKTFGIKVEIRQFFEDLQTVDSLITYLEQHLPASWGGEITNQPELKIIEKTETSQFETINQFSQTVQQPVQQHQPIQPVTVSFNAAAQNQVSRSLSESPLTGIIGQQLQVMSQQIELLRSEIALPKQLYQTTTTPIEFTSSQPQLPSAKTTDVSANQTPQTSVIKTTSSQPTVIPVQSNGKLSASSASTNSLGRGNELTSQQQFYLNSFIARYTKRTPSSKKEKQTYHPVLADRRAAARFRPLTKEIIYPIVGKGSQGSKIWDLDGNEYIDLSMGFGVHLFGHSPSFIMEAVAEQIKEGIQIGPQSRWAGEVAELISELTGMDRVAFCNTGTEAVMIALRLARGVTGRSKIAFFSGSYHGQYDGSLLVLSQTEDGKPAALPLTGIPQSLAEDTLILKYGDLQSLELIRENAQELAAVIVEPVQSDHPDVQPQEFLQNLRELTKAQNIILIFDEVITGFRLHLGGAQAWYGINADIATYGKVVGGGMPIGIVAGRAKYMDSMDGGAWNYGDQSRPRPGTIFYGGTFNKNPLTTATARAVLKYLKQQGPTLQQNLNQRTAKLATQINAYFQQQQVPIQVLYCGSLFRFALVQNSLGSLSADQLSDLNLELDLFHYHMIEKGIYIWEGRNLFLSTAHTDEDIDYVIQAVKQSVEDMRTGGFFLTSRELLNHKQHSGSINKTTTTATDMIADVAHTINQEITTANDDFSAWKVIPVPEQRHLPFPLTDIQQAYWLGQSSVFELGNLRAHTYDEYEVYDLDINRCQRVLQRLIERHDMLRAVISPDGQQQILEQVPDYQIEVVDLRGQEPEVVTACLESVRQRMIQHGPSTDKWPLFEITVHRLDERCFRVHFSVSLMILDGISDGIATQEFCQLYQNLDIYLPTLEISYRDYVLALNKFQNSKTYQNSLAYWKNRLSTLPPAPELPLAKNLALVSQSKFIRRTGKLAPESWQRFKAKATRLGLTPTNALCAVYCEVLATWSKTRHFTLNILFFNRLPLHPQVDDLIGNFSSTILLEVNYSQSAAFATRAKRLQSQLFTDLEHSDVSGIQVLREQSRIETKTSKAAMPIVFTSSLNLQPQGNEAIAVPLSGKLICNALQTPQVQIDHEVYEQNGALLCNWDVVEEIFPEGMIDDMFSAYTHLLQRLADEDEAWQEQSFQLLPARQLEQRIAVNSTDAPIAKAMLHTLFAEQVAERSQQAAVVAANKTLTYQELYRYSHQIGRWLRQLGTRPNVLVAVVMQKGWEQVVAVLGVLQSGAAYLPIDPALPQERLQYLIAQSEVGLVLTQSWLKDKIQWTENIQLLCVDREDIENIDDQPLELIQQPEDLAYVIFTSGSTGLPKGVMVDHRGAVNTICDVNKHFGVGSEDRVLALSSLSFDLSVYDIFGTLAAGGTIILPDADALKNPAHWTQLLIEEKITIWNSVPALMQMLVDYASSYDLSACSLRLVLLSGDWIGVTLPDQIKSLFAGVQVISLGGATEASIWSVCYPITTVDPTQPSILYGKPMTNQRTHILNDNLAPCPDWVVGNLYLEGIGLAKGYWRDEKKTNAQFIVHPQTGKRLYRTGDIGRYLPDGNIEFLGREDFQVKVQGYRIELGEIESALRQHPAIRDVFVTAVGEVHSSKRLVAYVRTEQSLIADVNELRNFLGHKLPEYMIPTAFIVLETFPLTPNGKVDRKALPNPERVTERQSNFVAPADALQLQLAQIWEELLNVHPVGIRDNFFELGGNSLLAVRLMAKVHKLYQQELSLSTLLQGPSVEHLANVLRQQTTQRWSSLVEIQPGTSQRPLFFVHPVGGNVLCYVDLARNLGSEKPFYGLQSVGLNGEQPPYTRVEDMAAHYIQELQTIQPQGPYLLGGWSMGGLVAYEMAQQLHQQQQEVSALVLLDSRVPTSVPNLDDATLLTWFARDLSGLVGKNFTLLPDEIQNLKSEAGLHYLLEQAIKADILPSDIEVTQMQRLLEIFKANTRAMWNYQPKVYAQPIVLIRPQEVFSADFDDFGDASWGWHKFAQQLTIQTISGNHYSILAQPHVRVLAQQLREYLAQVI, encoded by the coding sequence ATGGATAAGGAACCAATTGCAATTATTGGTATAGCTTGTCGTTTTCCCAAAGCTAAAAATAAACAAGCTTTTTGGCAGTTGTTGCAAGAAGGTATAGATGCGATTACTGAAATACCACCAGAACGCTGGGATGCAAATGCTGTTTACGCAGAGGATGGGGAAACACCAGTAAATAGTCGTTGGGGTGGGTTCTTGGAAGATTTAGATCAATTTGATCCACAATTTTTCAAGATTTTTCCGAGAGAAGCTGTCAGTATTGACCCACAGCAACGCCTGTTACTGGAATTAGCTTGGGAAGCTTTAGAAGATGCTGGACAAAAACCAGAGCATCTAGCCGGGACAAAAACTGGTGTGTTTATGGGTATCAATGGCTTTGATTACTACACGCTATTGATGAATAATCCAGCACAAAACATGGATGCCTATGTTGGGACAGGTAACACCAACTGTATTGCAGCTAACCGGATTTCCTATTTGTTTGATTTCACTGGCCCTAGTCTAGGAATTGATACAGCTTGTTCCTCTTCTCTGGTTGCAGTTCACCTAGCCTGCCAAAGTATTTGGAATGGAGAATCGAGCCTAGCTTTGGCAGGAGGAGTGCGAATTATTTTATCGCCTTGGGTTGCAATTAGCTTTGGTAAAGCAGGCTTTATGGCTCCTGACGGGCGTTGTAAAGCGTTTGACAGTCGGGCCAATGGATATGTTCGCAGCGAGGGTGCTGGTGTTGTCTTACTCAAACCTCTTTCCCAAGCTATAGCTGATGGTGATTCAATCTATGCCGTTATTAAAGGTAGTGCAGTTAATCAAGATGGACGCAGCAATGGCTTAACTGCACCAAATCCTTGGGCGCAAGAAGCACTATTAAAAGAGGCTTATCGGCAAGCTGGGATTTCTCCCTATCAAGTGCAATATATAGAGGCTCATGGTACAGGTACACAACTAGGAGACCCAATAGAAATGAAGGCTCTTGGTAAAGTACTTGCACAAGGCCGTACTGCTGGGAATGATTGTCTGGTTGGTTCGGTTAAAACTAATATTGGACACTTGGAAGCAGCAGCTGGTATTGCAGGTTTAATCAAAGTTGCGCTCTCACTTTATCATCGTCAAATTCCCCCTAGCCTACATTTCCAACAACCTAATCCGTATATTCCTTTTAAGAATTTGCCGTTACGTGTGCCAACAACTTTAGAACCTTGGACAGAAACAACCAATATGGCAGTTGCAGGCGTTAGTTCTTTTAGTTTTGGCGGCACTAATGCTCATGTAGTGTTAGCAGGCGCACCTAAAGTTGAGCCAAAAGAAGCTGTTGTTGATAGTACGTTGCATCTGCTGACTCTATCAGCGAAAAGTGAGAAAGCACTGCAAGATTTAGCCAAGTGCTATTTAGATTTTTGGGCATCTCATCCGTCAGTTTCCTTAGCAGATGTCTGCTTTACAGCTAGTACAGGACGCTCTCATTTCGAGCATCGTCTGGCATTAACAGCTGCCTCAACTGAGCAATTAACGCAACGGTTGGACACTTTTTGTCAAGGTCAAACACCTATCGGTTTAGCCAGTGGTTCTGTTCGCAGTAAACAACATCGGAAAATTGCTTTTCTATTTACCGGACAAGGATCGCAATATGCCAATATGGGGCGGCAACTATACGATACTCAACCTGTATTCCGCAAAACTTTAGAAGAATGCGATCGCCTGCTGCAACCTTATCTCGAAAAATCCCTGTTATCAGTTTTATTCGCATTCACAGACACGGACTTAATCAACCAGACAGCTTATACTCAACCTGCGCTATTTGCTCTAGAATATGCACTCGCCCAAATGTGGCGATCATGGGGTATCTCTCCCAATATAGTCATGGGACACAGCATAGGCGAGTATGTAGCAGCCTGTGTAGCAGGAGTCTTCAGCCTAGAAGACGGATTAAAACTCATAGCTGAACGTGGACGGCTCATGCAAGCTCTACCACCAATAGGTATGATGGCAGCTATATTTGCAACACAAGAGCAAGTCCAACAAGCGATTCTTCCCTATCAATCTCAAGTTAGCATTGCAGCTGTTAACGGCCCTCAACATACAGTAATTTCCGGCGAACAAAACTCTGTAGAATCAGTAATTCAACAGTTACAAGCTGAAGGAATAGAATCTCGCTCTTTGCAAGTATCTCATGCCTTCCACTCGCCATTGATCAACCCCATGCTCGATCAATTCGAGCAATTAGCTAGTCAAGTTCAATATCATCACCCGCGTATTCCTCTTGTCTCCAACCTCACAGGCAAAATTCTCACACCAGAAGAAACTATCGAGGCTATTTATTGGCGACACCACACCAGAAAAGCTGTCCAATTTGCAGGCGGTATCCAAACCCTGATTGAGCAAGATTACGATCTATTTTTAGAAATAGGGCCTCATCCTGTTCTGTCATCAATGGGTAAACGCTGTTTGACCACAGAAAATGCCACTTGGTTGTCTTCAATGCAAAAAGAGCAAGACGACTGGTGGTTAATCTTAAATAGCCTTGGTAGATTATACACAAATGGCTTAGAAATAGATTGGACGAGCTTTCATCAAAGCTACCAGCGTTCCAAAATTCATTTACCAACTTATCCCTTTCAGCGCAAACGTTACTGGATAGAATCTGTTAAAACCATGAATCCACCATTAACAATGAATAAATCTCATATTAACGTAATTGATGTATCAAGTGATATATCAAATGGCACAAACAGTTTTGTTAAAAGAGAAAAAATTATCTCTGTTTTACTACCTCTAATAGGGCGTTGGTTACATATAGATAATCTTAATGAACTAAATGTTCATGTCAATTTTTTAGACCTGGGTGCTGATTCAATTAGCCTTTTAGAAGCTGTTCGGAGTTTAGAAAAAACCTTTGGGATTAAAGTAGAAATCCGTCAATTTTTTGAAGATTTACAAACTGTAGATAGTTTAATCACATATCTTGAGCAACATTTACCAGCTTCATGGGGCGGAGAAATTACCAATCAACCAGAGTTAAAAATTATTGAAAAAACTGAAACATCTCAGTTTGAAACTATTAATCAATTTTCGCAAACTGTGCAACAGCCAGTTCAACAACATCAACCAATACAACCCGTAACGGTGAGCTTTAATGCAGCAGCACAAAATCAAGTAAGCCGCTCATTATCCGAATCACCGCTCACAGGAATTATTGGGCAGCAATTACAAGTGATGTCCCAACAAATTGAACTGTTACGTAGTGAAATTGCGTTACCAAAACAGTTATATCAAACAACTACCACACCAATTGAATTCACATCATCTCAGCCCCAGCTGCCATCTGCAAAAACTACTGATGTTTCTGCCAATCAAACTCCACAAACCTCTGTTATTAAAACAACTTCATCCCAACCAACAGTTATTCCTGTTCAATCTAACGGTAAACTCTCTGCGTCTTCTGCATCTACTAATTCTTTAGGACGTGGAAATGAATTAACTTCTCAGCAGCAATTTTATTTAAATTCCTTTATTGCTCGCTACACCAAACGCACTCCTAGTTCTAAAAAAGAAAAACAAACTTATCATCCTGTATTAGCAGATAGAAGAGCAGCTGCTAGATTCCGTCCATTGACAAAAGAGATTATTTATCCCATCGTCGGTAAAGGTTCTCAAGGCTCGAAAATCTGGGATTTGGACGGCAACGAGTATATCGACCTGTCAATGGGATTTGGAGTACACTTATTTGGGCATTCTCCATCTTTCATAATGGAAGCTGTAGCAGAGCAAATTAAAGAAGGCATCCAAATCGGGCCACAGTCGAGATGGGCAGGTGAGGTAGCTGAACTCATCTCTGAACTGACAGGGATGGATAGAGTTGCATTCTGTAATACAGGTACAGAAGCAGTAATGATTGCGTTGCGCTTGGCGCGTGGTGTTACAGGTCGCTCAAAAATTGCTTTCTTTTCTGGCTCTTATCATGGCCAATATGATGGGTCTTTACTAGTTTTATCGCAAACAGAAGATGGCAAACCTGCGGCGTTACCCTTGACTGGCATTCCGCAATCTTTAGCTGAGGATACATTAATTCTGAAATATGGCGATCTCCAATCCCTAGAATTAATTCGAGAAAATGCCCAAGAATTAGCGGCTGTTATTGTTGAGCCAGTACAAAGCGATCATCCAGATGTACAGCCGCAAGAATTCTTACAAAATTTAAGAGAACTGACCAAAGCTCAAAATATCATACTGATTTTTGATGAAGTAATTACAGGCTTCCGCCTTCATCTTGGTGGTGCTCAAGCATGGTACGGTATCAATGCAGATATAGCTACTTACGGTAAAGTTGTAGGTGGAGGGATGCCGATTGGTATCGTTGCTGGCAGAGCTAAGTATATGGATAGTATGGATGGTGGCGCATGGAATTATGGCGATCAATCACGTCCTCGTCCTGGAACTATTTTCTACGGTGGAACCTTTAATAAAAATCCCTTGACTACGGCTACTGCTAGAGCGGTTCTCAAGTATCTTAAACAGCAAGGCCCTACTTTACAACAAAACTTGAATCAGCGTACTGCAAAATTAGCTACTCAAATTAATGCTTACTTCCAACAACAGCAAGTGCCAATTCAAGTTCTTTATTGTGGTTCTCTCTTCCGCTTTGCGCTTGTACAGAATTCTCTGGGTTCCCTTTCCGCAGATCAGTTGTCCGACCTGAATTTGGAACTAGATTTGTTCCACTATCACATGATTGAGAAAGGAATTTATATTTGGGAAGGTCGCAACTTGTTCTTGTCAACTGCTCACACTGATGAAGATATTGATTATGTGATTCAAGCTGTGAAGCAGAGTGTCGAAGATATGCGAACAGGCGGTTTTTTTTTAACTTCTCGTGAGTTACTCAATCATAAACAACACTCTGGAAGTATAAATAAAACCACTACTACTGCTACTGATATGATTGCAGATGTCGCTCACACTATAAATCAAGAAATCACAACGGCAAACGATGACTTTTCTGCATGGAAAGTTATACCAGTGCCAGAGCAGCGACATCTGCCTTTTCCTCTGACAGATATTCAGCAAGCTTATTGGTTGGGGCAGAGTAGTGTTTTTGAACTAGGAAATTTGCGAGCGCATACTTATGATGAATATGAAGTTTACGATTTAGATATTAACCGATGTCAGCGAGTTTTACAGAGGTTGATTGAGCGACATGATATGCTGCGGGCAGTGATTTCGCCAGATGGACAACAGCAAATTCTAGAGCAAGTCCCAGATTATCAAATAGAGGTCGTTGATTTGCGAGGTCAGGAGCCAGAAGTAGTTACAGCCTGTTTAGAATCGGTACGACAGCGTATGATTCAGCACGGCCCTAGCACTGACAAATGGCCTTTATTTGAAATTACAGTTCATCGACTTGATGAACGATGTTTTCGCGTTCATTTCAGCGTTAGTTTGATGATTTTAGATGGCATATCTGACGGTATTGCTACCCAAGAATTTTGCCAGCTATATCAGAATCTTGATATTTATCTTCCTACTTTGGAGATTTCTTATCGAGACTATGTATTAGCCCTGAATAAATTTCAAAATTCCAAGACTTATCAAAACTCTTTAGCATATTGGAAAAATCGTCTGTCTACTTTACCGCCTGCGCCAGAATTACCTTTGGCGAAAAATCTTGCTTTAGTATCACAGTCAAAATTTATCCGCCGGACTGGAAAATTAGCACCAGAAAGTTGGCAACGGTTTAAAGCTAAAGCTACTCGCTTAGGTTTGACACCGACAAATGCCCTGTGTGCAGTTTATTGTGAGGTGTTGGCTACTTGGAGCAAAACGCGCCATTTTACTCTTAACATCCTGTTTTTTAATCGTCTACCTTTACATCCTCAAGTTGATGATTTGATCGGTAATTTTAGCTCTACCATTTTGTTAGAAGTAAATTATTCCCAATCTGCTGCTTTTGCCACTAGAGCTAAACGTCTGCAAAGTCAGTTATTTACTGATTTAGAACATAGTGATGTTAGTGGGATACAAGTATTACGCGAACAAAGTCGCATAGAAACCAAGACTTCCAAAGCGGCGATGCCAATAGTATTTACTAGCAGTTTGAATTTGCAGCCTCAAGGTAACGAAGCGATCGCAGTACCACTGTCAGGTAAATTAATTTGCAATGCTTTGCAAACACCCCAAGTGCAGATTGACCATGAGGTCTACGAACAAAATGGAGCGCTGCTATGTAACTGGGATGTAGTAGAAGAAATATTTCCAGAAGGAATGATAGATGATATGTTTAGTGCTTATACTCATCTTCTCCAGCGTTTAGCTGATGAAGACGAGGCATGGCAAGAACAGTCATTTCAACTCCTACCAGCCAGACAGTTAGAACAAAGAATTGCTGTTAACAGTACTGATGCACCGATAGCAAAGGCAATGCTGCATACTTTATTTGCAGAACAAGTAGCCGAGCGATCGCAGCAAGCAGCAGTTGTGGCAGCCAACAAGACCTTAACTTATCAGGAATTATATCGTTACTCTCATCAAATAGGACGTTGGCTGAGACAGTTAGGCACTCGTCCTAATGTACTGGTGGCAGTTGTGATGCAGAAAGGTTGGGAGCAAGTTGTTGCCGTTTTAGGAGTCCTGCAATCTGGAGCCGCTTACTTACCAATCGATCCAGCCCTACCCCAAGAGCGCCTTCAATATCTAATTGCCCAAAGTGAAGTCGGCTTAGTATTGACACAATCCTGGCTCAAGGACAAAATACAATGGACTGAAAATATCCAACTACTGTGCGTCGATAGAGAGGATATAGAAAATATAGATGATCAGCCCTTAGAACTGATTCAGCAACCAGAAGATTTAGCCTATGTTATCTTTACATCAGGCTCCACAGGTTTACCCAAAGGTGTGATGGTCGATCATCGTGGTGCTGTCAACACAATTTGTGATGTCAACAAACACTTCGGCGTAGGGTCTGAGGATCGAGTGCTGGCTTTATCTTCCTTAAGTTTTGACTTGTCAGTATATGACATCTTTGGTACTCTGGCTGCTGGCGGTACAATAATTCTTCCTGATGCCGATGCGCTCAAAAATCCTGCCCATTGGACTCAATTGCTAATAGAAGAAAAAATCACAATCTGGAATTCTGTACCCGCCTTGATGCAGATGTTGGTTGATTATGCCTCTAGCTATGATTTATCAGCCTGTTCCCTACGCCTAGTGCTTTTAAGTGGTGATTGGATTGGAGTTACATTACCAGATCAAATTAAGTCTTTATTTGCCGGAGTGCAGGTGATTAGTTTAGGAGGAGCTACAGAAGCTTCTATCTGGTCTGTTTGTTATCCCATTACGACGGTTGATCCTACACAACCCAGCATTCTATATGGCAAACCTATGACCAATCAGCGCACTCACATTCTCAATGACAATTTAGCACCATGCCCAGATTGGGTAGTCGGTAATCTCTATCTAGAAGGTATTGGCTTGGCAAAAGGTTATTGGCGAGATGAGAAAAAAACCAATGCTCAATTTATTGTTCATCCTCAGACAGGAAAACGTTTGTACAGAACAGGCGATATTGGGCGTTATCTTCCTGATGGCAACATTGAATTTCTGGGTAGAGAAGACTTTCAAGTTAAGGTTCAAGGCTACCGCATTGAGTTAGGAGAAATTGAAAGCGCACTTAGACAACACCCAGCTATACGTGATGTATTTGTAACAGCAGTTGGTGAAGTTCATAGTAGCAAGCGTTTAGTCGCTTATGTCCGTACCGAGCAAAGTTTGATTGCAGATGTGAATGAGCTACGAAACTTTCTCGGACATAAGTTGCCAGAGTACATGATTCCAACTGCTTTTATTGTCTTGGAAACTTTTCCATTGACTCCTAATGGTAAAGTAGACCGCAAAGCACTACCAAATCCTGAAAGGGTAACTGAAAGACAAAGTAATTTTGTCGCACCTGCTGATGCACTGCAATTGCAATTAGCACAAATTTGGGAAGAATTACTAAATGTCCATCCTGTAGGTATTCGAGACAATTTCTTTGAGTTAGGAGGTAATTCTCTTTTAGCTGTGCGTCTGATGGCTAAAGTTCATAAGCTATATCAACAAGAACTTTCATTATCAACACTTTTGCAAGGGCCTAGTGTCGAACATTTAGCTAATGTTTTACGCCAACAAACAACCCAGCGCTGGTCATCTTTGGTAGAAATTCAGCCTGGTACTTCTCAAAGACCTTTGTTTTTCGTCCACCCAGTCGGCGGAAATGTGCTGTGCTACGTAGACTTAGCCCGTAATTTAGGAAGTGAGAAACCATTTTATGGTTTGCAATCTGTAGGTCTCAATGGCGAACAGCCGCCTTACACTAGGGTTGAAGATATGGCTGCTCATTATATCCAAGAGTTGCAGACTATCCAGCCTCAAGGGCCTTATTTATTAGGAGGTTGGTCAATGGGCGGGCTGGTAGCTTATGAAATGGCGCAGCAATTGCATCAACAGCAGCAGGAAGTTAGCGCATTAGTTTTGCTAGATAGTCGTGTACCTACTTCTGTACCTAACCTAGATGATGCTACACTCTTGACATGGTTTGCTAGAGATTTAAGCGGATTAGTTGGTAAAAATTTCACACTATTACCCGATGAAATCCAAAATCTCAAATCAGAAGCAGGATTGCATTACCTTTTAGAACAAGCAATTAAAGCCGATATTTTGCCATCAGATATTGAGGTAACACAAATGCAACGTCTGCTAGAGATTTTTAAAGCTAACACACGCGCTATGTGGAACTATCAACCAAAGGTTTATGCACAGCCAATAGTGCTAATCCGTCCGCAAGAAGTATTTTCAGCAGATTTTGATGATTTTGGCGATGCTAGCTGGGGTTGGCATAAGTTTGCCCAACAGCTAACAATCCAGACTATATCTGGTAATCATTACAGTATTTTGGCTCAACCCCATGTGCGAGTTTTAGCACAACAGTTGCGAGAATACTTAGCTCAGGTAATTTAA
- a CDS encoding cytochrome P450 — translation MTQIIHQNGKTATPSKANNSGAAKIKFNPFLPDFYINPYPTYRQLQTEDPVHLSAIGAWIITSYGDVAKALRDPRLSSKPSEISSYSQRQQGSSLVADFISDILFFRDPPDHTRLRRLIGKVFNTRVVEEMRPRIQEIVNDLIKQIEEKGDLDIIADFAKPLPVTVISQILGIPVENRYQLKQWSHWLGYIFDPMKASDVSQQLTQSIVEFREYLTRLIAKRRQKPENDLISALIQARDEQDKLSEEELLVTCMLLFASGEETTVNLIGNGVVSLLRHPDQLEKLRQNPSLIQSAVEELLRYESPLQISGRTAIENIEIGGKLIKKGPPVFLILGAANRDPAQYDNPDQLDITRTNNNHFAFGDGIHYCMGAALARTQGQIAINTLVQKLPNLRLETNKLEWRENVFLRGLKKLPVSFGN, via the coding sequence ATGACGCAAATTATTCATCAAAATGGCAAAACTGCTACTCCTAGTAAAGCTAATAATTCAGGGGCAGCAAAAATAAAATTTAACCCTTTCTTGCCTGATTTTTATATCAATCCTTATCCAACTTATCGCCAACTACAAACTGAAGATCCTGTTCATTTAAGTGCGATCGGAGCTTGGATAATTACTAGCTATGGAGATGTAGCTAAAGCTTTACGCGATCCTCGTCTTAGCTCTAAACCATCAGAAATTTCCAGCTATTCCCAGCGTCAACAAGGTAGTTCTCTTGTAGCTGATTTCATCAGTGATATTTTGTTCTTTCGCGATCCTCCCGATCACACCAGATTAAGAAGGCTCATCGGTAAAGTCTTCAATACGCGTGTAGTTGAAGAAATGCGTCCACGCATTCAAGAAATTGTCAACGACTTAATCAAGCAGATAGAAGAAAAAGGCGATCTAGATATCATTGCTGATTTCGCCAAACCTTTACCAGTCACTGTCATCTCTCAGATTTTAGGCATACCTGTTGAAAATCGTTACCAACTGAAACAGTGGTCTCATTGGTTGGGCTATATTTTTGACCCTATGAAAGCGTCAGATGTATCTCAACAACTTACCCAATCAATCGTAGAGTTTAGAGAGTATTTGACAAGGCTAATTGCTAAACGACGGCAAAAACCTGAGAATGATTTGATAAGTGCGCTAATTCAAGCTAGAGATGAACAAGATAAGCTGAGTGAAGAAGAATTGTTAGTGACGTGTATGTTGTTATTTGCTAGTGGTGAAGAAACCACAGTAAATTTAATTGGCAACGGAGTAGTATCTTTACTACGTCACCCAGATCAACTAGAAAAATTGCGGCAAAATCCTTCACTCATCCAAAGTGCAGTTGAAGAATTACTAAGATACGAAAGTCCTTTACAAATCAGTGGCAGAACAGCTATTGAAAATATAGAAATTGGTGGAAAATTAATTAAAAAAGGCCCACCAGTTTTTCTAATTCTTGGAGCCGCAAATCGAGATCCTGCTCAGTATGACAATCCTGACCAACTTGATATTACCCGTACTAATAACAACCATTTCGCTTTTGGAGATGGCATTCATTATTGTATGGGGGCTGCTTTAGCAAGAACTCAAGGTCAAATTGCTATTAATACGCTTGTGCAAAAACTACCCAATCTAAGGCTTGAAACCAACAAACTAGAGTGGCGAGAAAACGTCTTTTTGCGAGGGTTAAAGAAGCTCCCAGTTAGCTTCGGGAATTAA